Proteins from one Gimesia maris genomic window:
- a CDS encoding PD-(D/E)XK nuclease family protein, whose product MQPEVQILTGIAGSGKTDRLLDEYRSALQEGLKRHVPGKTLWLSPTVRSRRQVLDQLLSPEMPVCFAPHVFTFEAFAETILQSLDQPVQTLPEISKRYLLRSIVDDLVAAGQIQYFSSIAGTTGFLDLISHFISELKREEIWPEQFSEACGRLKTDSRQKDQELALIYDRYQVALHEMRRYDSEGRFWSARTALQEGMWGPFGQFDLIVLDGFADFTHTQYEILELLAARTSRLLISLPLENNLRRQDLFAKSVVARQVLENRLPGTIHCVACERDAPASSRSQICEALFDNPRGIKPSPSAEQIKVLAVAGQRNELEVLAVEIKQLLLQGVPPEEISLVFRSTLEYGDLIHETLSAAGIPYFLGQEQEFSRFPVIRAIFTFLQIELDNWSFDSLMSILDSNYFSPDWPEYKSGTAVRCLSRILRELKIDSGKTDILNALEKEYRKANELCTRYPDQPKRQAILLEMESAYHLAKRLSSETQKLRGKELFVTWIEILISLANEFGLPKAWSSEEPGTEALDQRDQLVWERFQKLLFHAVAEVDQIEQFHQREAAPLDLLTFRSLLLDLLEQQTLALQTEETGRVQVLDASQLRNLSVPYLLVGGLSEASFPRSHREDCLYSEKDRGELNEYGLSLKRHANQQQEEMLLFYEVMTRFSKRLILSYPAISSTGQPLFASPYLTALMDLFEPGALSVRQVGELNPLPRREQAMSARDLRILAIDELKRDQPGLFLQILEEPGFQATARNILSAVEMAVARFEQEGFTEYEGIMVSAATRQAIHERFPQDYEFSTTQLELYLACPFQFFVQNVLGIEVPEPPELRTNFLQRGIHVHSILTRLYEQLGSEGDNTQLYEADQVEPLFLELLEKRVSDSDVESKLQQVLLSIEKQILKDWGGLFAEQSVTYGQLFEELWDTVPAIVGREVPFGKVPGEPDPSQRQYQHLTLGTGTRETRVRGQIDRIDVGTINGQKYFNIIDYKTGRSVPSSTEIRTGKKLQLALYLIAARRLGMIDADAEPFHLGYWKIQESGFVMPLHSARKRMIEPISPEDLEVLEVTLEGLVPHLAAFIRSGFFPVQVDEKIAHLDQAFQSVCRASQVESYRDSLGKQINLLQFADTAPDSATEQSQN is encoded by the coding sequence ATGCAGCCTGAAGTTCAAATTTTGACAGGTATAGCCGGTTCCGGTAAAACGGATCGCTTACTGGATGAATATCGCAGTGCGTTGCAGGAAGGCCTGAAACGGCATGTTCCCGGTAAAACCCTCTGGCTTTCCCCTACCGTCCGTTCACGCAGGCAGGTTCTGGATCAGTTACTCAGCCCGGAAATGCCGGTGTGTTTTGCTCCTCATGTATTTACCTTCGAGGCTTTTGCCGAGACAATTTTACAGTCGCTCGATCAGCCTGTTCAGACCCTGCCAGAAATCTCCAAACGCTACCTGCTCAGGAGTATTGTGGACGACCTGGTAGCTGCAGGTCAGATTCAGTATTTCAGTTCCATCGCGGGCACGACCGGTTTTCTGGATCTGATCTCGCATTTTATTTCTGAATTAAAACGGGAAGAGATCTGGCCGGAACAGTTTTCCGAGGCATGTGGCCGTTTAAAAACAGATTCCCGCCAGAAAGATCAGGAACTGGCATTAATCTATGATCGATATCAAGTCGCATTACATGAAATGCGACGTTATGACTCTGAGGGAAGATTCTGGTCTGCCCGGACTGCGTTGCAGGAAGGAATGTGGGGCCCTTTCGGCCAGTTTGATCTGATCGTACTGGATGGTTTCGCTGATTTTACTCATACACAGTACGAGATCCTGGAACTGCTGGCGGCCAGAACCAGCAGGCTGTTGATTTCACTTCCACTGGAAAATAATTTACGACGCCAGGATTTATTTGCGAAATCTGTGGTCGCCAGGCAGGTTCTTGAAAACAGACTGCCGGGAACGATTCACTGCGTTGCCTGCGAGCGTGATGCGCCTGCATCTTCCCGGTCTCAGATCTGTGAAGCGTTATTTGATAATCCTAGAGGGATTAAACCATCTCCGTCTGCAGAACAAATCAAGGTTCTAGCGGTCGCCGGTCAACGGAATGAACTGGAAGTACTGGCAGTTGAAATCAAGCAGTTACTGCTGCAGGGAGTTCCACCGGAAGAGATTTCGCTGGTATTCCGATCGACGCTGGAATACGGCGACCTGATCCACGAAACCCTGTCCGCAGCCGGGATTCCTTATTTCCTCGGGCAGGAACAGGAGTTTTCCCGGTTTCCCGTGATCAGGGCCATATTTACCTTCCTGCAGATTGAGCTGGATAACTGGTCGTTCGACAGTCTGATGTCCATTCTGGATTCGAATTATTTTTCACCAGACTGGCCCGAATACAAATCGGGGACTGCTGTGCGTTGCCTTTCCCGGATCTTACGAGAGCTGAAGATCGATTCCGGTAAAACCGATATTTTGAACGCTCTGGAAAAGGAATACCGGAAAGCAAACGAGCTTTGTACCCGTTACCCTGATCAGCCGAAGCGACAGGCGATACTGCTGGAAATGGAGTCTGCGTATCATCTCGCAAAGCGACTTTCCAGTGAAACTCAAAAATTGCGCGGCAAAGAACTGTTTGTGACGTGGATTGAAATACTGATCTCGCTGGCGAATGAATTTGGCTTGCCCAAAGCCTGGTCCAGCGAGGAGCCCGGAACAGAGGCTCTCGATCAACGCGATCAACTGGTCTGGGAACGGTTTCAGAAACTCCTGTTTCATGCTGTCGCTGAAGTAGACCAGATTGAGCAGTTTCATCAGCGGGAAGCCGCTCCCCTGGATTTACTCACGTTTCGGAGTTTACTGCTGGATCTCCTGGAACAGCAGACTCTCGCATTACAAACGGAAGAAACGGGGCGGGTTCAGGTTCTGGATGCGTCTCAATTGAGAAATCTGAGTGTCCCTTATCTGCTGGTAGGAGGGCTCAGTGAAGCCAGTTTCCCCCGCAGCCATCGGGAGGATTGTCTTTACAGTGAAAAAGACCGTGGGGAATTAAATGAGTACGGACTCTCATTGAAGCGTCACGCTAATCAACAGCAGGAAGAAATGCTGTTGTTTTATGAGGTGATGACGCGATTTTCAAAACGGCTCATTCTGAGTTATCCTGCCATCAGCTCTACAGGACAGCCCTTATTTGCCAGTCCGTATCTGACTGCATTAATGGATCTGTTTGAACCAGGGGCACTTTCGGTTAGACAGGTGGGAGAATTGAATCCACTGCCTCGTCGGGAGCAGGCGATGTCGGCACGTGATCTTCGCATTCTGGCAATTGATGAATTGAAACGGGATCAGCCAGGACTGTTTTTGCAAATTCTGGAAGAACCGGGGTTCCAGGCCACTGCCCGGAATATACTTTCAGCTGTGGAAATGGCAGTAGCCAGGTTTGAGCAGGAAGGCTTTACCGAATATGAAGGGATCATGGTCTCCGCTGCGACTCGACAGGCCATCCATGAGCGATTCCCGCAGGACTACGAATTCAGTACTACTCAACTGGAGTTGTATCTGGCTTGTCCCTTTCAGTTTTTTGTACAGAATGTACTGGGGATTGAGGTACCTGAGCCACCTGAATTAAGAACCAATTTTCTGCAGCGGGGAATTCACGTCCACAGTATTCTGACCCGCTTGTATGAGCAGCTCGGTTCAGAAGGTGATAACACACAGTTGTATGAAGCAGATCAGGTTGAACCACTGTTTCTTGAATTACTGGAAAAACGAGTCTCGGATTCTGATGTTGAATCCAAACTGCAACAGGTATTGCTGTCGATTGAGAAACAGATCCTGAAGGACTGGGGAGGACTGTTTGCAGAACAGTCAGTAACTTATGGTCAACTGTTTGAGGAACTGTGGGATACGGTTCCCGCGATCGTCGGCCGGGAGGTCCCCTTTGGAAAAGTGCCTGGGGAGCCAGACCCGTCACAAAGACAGTATCAGCATCTGACGCTGGGAACCGGTACGCGTGAAACGCGCGTTCGAGGGCAGATTGACCGGATTGACGTGGGGACCATTAACGGTCAGAAATATTTCAACATTATTGATTACAAGACCGGGCGGAGCGTCCCCTCTTCGACGGAAATCCGAACTGGTAAGAAGCTGCAGCTGGCCTTGTATCTGATAGCCGCTCGTCGACTGGGGATGATTGACGCCGATGCGGAACCCTTCCATCTGGGGTACTGGAAGATCCAGGAGTCTGGTTTTGTCATGCCTTTGCATTCTGCTCGCAAGAGAATGATCGAACCCATCTCGCCTGAGGATCTGGAGGTTCTGGAAGTGACGCTGGAAGGCCTGGTTCCGCATCTGGCAGCGTTCATTCGGAGTGGTTTTTTCCCCGTGCAGGTGGATGAAAAAATCGCTCATC
- the tsaD gene encoding tRNA (adenosine(37)-N6)-threonylcarbamoyltransferase complex transferase subunit TsaD, with amino-acid sequence MNQSEEYLLAIESSCDETAAAVITRDMRILSNVVSSQTRLHEKFGGVVPEIASRAHLERILPVIDDALKQAEITLDQLTAVAVATEPGLVGSLLIGLTAAKTLALTLEIPLIAVNHIEGHLFACQMQEDHPLFPAIGLVVSGGHTNLYHCSETLQFDLIGATIDDAAGEAFDKVAKILGLTYPGGPSIQKAAVQGNPKAFPFPRTFIKDPELRFSFSGLKTAVLYEALGNPGAKKQPPPLTEDRIADLAASFQATVVDVLVAKCHQALTQYDYSTLCVGGGVAANALLREQLEAMTKQSGFHLSIAPPDLCTDNAAMAAIAWHHLDQGRIASLDLDVKPGLVR; translated from the coding sequence ATGAATCAATCTGAAGAATATCTCCTGGCCATCGAATCTTCCTGTGACGAAACCGCCGCTGCGGTGATCACTCGTGATATGCGAATTCTTTCGAATGTCGTCTCTTCTCAGACCCGACTGCATGAAAAATTTGGGGGTGTCGTTCCAGAAATTGCCTCGCGGGCCCACCTGGAACGCATCTTACCAGTCATTGATGATGCACTAAAACAGGCCGAAATCACCCTGGATCAGCTGACTGCTGTAGCAGTGGCAACGGAACCAGGTCTGGTTGGCTCTCTGCTGATCGGTCTGACCGCCGCCAAAACCCTGGCACTCACACTCGAGATCCCTTTGATTGCAGTCAATCACATTGAAGGCCATCTGTTTGCCTGCCAGATGCAGGAAGACCACCCATTGTTCCCCGCGATTGGCCTGGTCGTCAGTGGAGGTCACACGAACCTGTATCACTGTTCGGAAACGCTGCAGTTTGATCTGATCGGCGCAACCATTGATGATGCCGCTGGAGAGGCCTTCGATAAAGTTGCTAAGATTCTTGGTCTGACTTATCCGGGAGGCCCTTCCATTCAAAAAGCCGCGGTTCAGGGAAATCCCAAAGCATTTCCATTCCCTCGAACATTTATCAAAGACCCGGAACTGCGTTTCAGTTTCAGTGGCCTGAAGACAGCGGTATTGTACGAAGCATTGGGAAATCCGGGAGCAAAAAAACAGCCACCGCCTCTCACTGAAGATCGTATAGCTGATCTCGCAGCCAGCTTCCAGGCAACCGTAGTTGATGTTCTGGTTGCAAAATGCCATCAGGCATTAACCCAGTATGATTACTCCACTCTTTGTGTAGGCGGGGGCGTCGCGGCCAATGCCCTGCTGCGAGAGCAGCTGGAGGCAATGACGAAGCAGTCTGGCTTCCATCTGAGCATTGCACCACCTGATTTATGTACCGACAATGCAGCCATGGCTGCGATTGCCTGGCACCATCTGGATCAGGGCCGAATCGCTTCTCTCGATCTGGATGTGAAACCGGGGCTTGTCCGCTGA
- a CDS encoding YfaP family protein has product MYDVLALSMEIVGRPQQEIQRVLLSRIDFSATDVPSMVYSAAYLSRFEADEQALKLYEQAAKLQPSRPEPYIMGLRLAIKLKDAEAIEWAATGILTNVWIKDHQQWHEKALNALADLEQSFNKAGRKAEADRVSSARKTALERDLKLELTWNGDGDLDLIVEEPKGTVCSFESPLTAGGGVLLNDGYGPKQENCKEEYLCASGFPGNYTVRVRYVSGNIVGQRAKLKVTRYAGSEQPIVETKIVPLSKEDQLVRINLEKGRRDKKSQIPAEPQETQKTSRLGNRNRIRPAGQLSKGSRESLNSFRVSRQVGISTGRQTPVVTGVQNTGGIANQPVITVIPEGISLTGAAVVSPDRRYVRLSLSPQFTNVTEIFTFSFMNP; this is encoded by the coding sequence ATGTATGACGTACTGGCTTTATCGATGGAAATTGTCGGGCGGCCTCAGCAGGAGATTCAGCGCGTATTACTCTCACGCATCGATTTCTCTGCTACCGATGTACCCAGCATGGTGTATTCAGCCGCGTATCTTTCCCGGTTTGAGGCAGATGAACAGGCTCTGAAGCTCTATGAGCAGGCGGCAAAACTTCAGCCCTCCCGTCCCGAGCCTTATATCATGGGCTTACGCCTGGCAATTAAACTCAAAGATGCAGAAGCCATAGAGTGGGCGGCTACGGGGATCTTGACGAACGTCTGGATCAAAGATCATCAGCAATGGCATGAAAAAGCACTAAATGCATTGGCTGATCTGGAACAGTCATTTAATAAGGCGGGGCGAAAAGCAGAGGCAGATCGAGTCAGCTCAGCCAGGAAAACAGCTTTAGAACGTGATTTAAAACTTGAACTCACCTGGAATGGCGATGGTGATCTGGATCTGATTGTAGAGGAGCCGAAAGGGACAGTTTGTTCTTTTGAATCTCCCTTAACCGCCGGAGGTGGTGTACTGCTGAATGACGGGTATGGTCCGAAGCAGGAAAACTGTAAGGAAGAATATCTTTGTGCGAGTGGGTTCCCGGGAAACTATACCGTTCGAGTCCGCTATGTATCCGGGAATATTGTGGGACAGAGAGCGAAGCTGAAAGTAACTCGCTACGCAGGATCGGAGCAACCAATTGTTGAAACGAAAATCGTTCCTCTGTCAAAAGAAGATCAGCTGGTTCGAATCAATCTGGAAAAAGGCAGACGTGACAAGAAATCGCAGATCCCCGCAGAGCCTCAAGAAACTCAGAAAACCAGTCGCCTGGGGAATCGCAATCGAATACGTCCGGCAGGTCAACTTTCAAAAGGCTCGCGGGAATCACTTAACAGTTTCCGGGTTTCCAGGCAGGTCGGAATTTCAACTGGTCGGCAAACTCCCGTCGTGACGGGAGTACAGAATACCGGCGGAATTGCCAACCAGCCTGTGATAACAGTAATTCCTGAAGGAATCAGTCTCACTGGAGCAGCAGTTGTTTCGCCGGACCGAAGGTATGTCAGATTATCTTTATCGCCTCAGTTCACGAATGTGACTGAAATCTTCACGTTCAGTTTTATGAACCCCTGA
- a CDS encoding S41 family peptidase, producing MQKFRLISSFSLVTLILFSIFPQFSFADEKSSEKEKDDDYYQMMKLFADTYEQIERNYVKDIDRRILVEAAIRGMVQELDQYSNYISPRDLSRFNQVVEQEFGGIGIQVHIDENNGRLTVMTPLPGTPAYKAGIRAGDVIDSIEGKTTKGFTLPEAIKILKGRAGESVSMSVIHKGTEEVIPLTVTRELIHVATVLGDTYKSDDSWDYMLDKKEKIGYIRLTHFSRHSSEELQAAIEDLQKQGMKALILDLRFNPGGLLSQATEISDMFIKSGKIVSTQGRNSRDRKWEATAEGTYDGFPMAVLVNRYSASASEIVSACLQDHKRAVIVGERTWGKGSVQNVIELEEGDSALKLTTASYHRPSGKNIHRFPGAKDTDVWGVTPDDKYRLRLTDEELEAFGEYRRKRDILDHNAKLDNKFKDKQLDLALDYIKSALNEETKPAAKEDAQKAEKKEVEKEKKPSKKAAALPQPAKAPLVIQTT from the coding sequence ATGCAAAAATTCCGCTTGATCAGTTCGTTCTCTCTCGTCACCCTGATCCTCTTCTCGATCTTTCCGCAATTCAGTTTTGCAGATGAAAAAAGCAGCGAGAAAGAGAAAGATGACGACTATTATCAAATGATGAAACTGTTCGCAGATACCTACGAACAAATTGAACGAAACTACGTAAAAGATATCGACCGTCGTATTCTGGTAGAAGCGGCGATTCGGGGAATGGTGCAGGAACTGGACCAGTACTCGAATTATATCAGTCCCAGAGATCTGTCCCGGTTTAATCAGGTCGTAGAACAGGAATTCGGCGGCATTGGAATTCAGGTTCATATCGACGAAAACAACGGTAGACTGACCGTCATGACTCCCCTGCCTGGGACCCCCGCTTATAAAGCAGGAATTCGTGCCGGCGATGTGATCGACTCAATCGAGGGAAAAACAACCAAAGGTTTTACACTTCCCGAAGCGATCAAAATCCTGAAAGGTCGTGCGGGTGAATCAGTCAGCATGTCTGTGATTCACAAGGGAACCGAAGAGGTGATTCCTTTAACAGTCACACGCGAATTAATCCACGTAGCTACCGTTCTGGGAGACACTTATAAATCTGATGACTCCTGGGATTACATGCTCGACAAGAAAGAAAAAATCGGGTATATCCGACTGACACACTTCAGTCGTCATAGTTCAGAAGAATTACAAGCCGCGATTGAAGACCTGCAGAAGCAGGGAATGAAAGCACTTATCCTGGACTTGAGATTCAACCCCGGTGGTTTGCTTTCTCAAGCAACAGAAATATCGGACATGTTCATCAAATCCGGTAAGATTGTAAGCACACAGGGAAGAAACAGTCGGGACCGTAAATGGGAGGCGACCGCCGAAGGAACTTATGACGGGTTCCCCATGGCGGTGCTCGTCAATCGCTATTCCGCTTCGGCCAGTGAGATCGTTTCAGCCTGCCTGCAGGATCACAAACGGGCGGTCATCGTCGGTGAAAGAACCTGGGGCAAAGGCAGCGTGCAGAATGTGATCGAACTGGAAGAAGGTGACAGTGCCCTCAAGCTGACCACCGCAAGTTATCACCGCCCCAGTGGTAAAAACATCCACCGTTTCCCCGGAGCAAAAGATACTGACGTCTGGGGAGTCACCCCCGACGACAAATACCGTCTGAGGCTCACTGATGAAGAATTAGAGGCATTCGGCGAATACCGCCGTAAACGTGATATTCTGGACCATAACGCCAAACTGGATAACAAATTCAAAGACAAACAGCTTGATCTGGCATTAGACTACATCAAATCTGCTTTGAATGAGGAAACAAAACCAGCGGCCAAGGAAGATGCTCAAAAAGCTGAGAAAAAGGAAGTGGAAAAAGAGAAGAAACCCTCTAAAAAAGCAGCCGCGCTCCCACAACCGGCAAAAGCACCTCTGGTGATTCAAACCACTTAG